From the Megalops cyprinoides isolate fMegCyp1 chromosome 21, fMegCyp1.pri, whole genome shotgun sequence genome, one window contains:
- the LOC118769130 gene encoding complement C1q-like protein 2, translated as MSFIVLMVLLCCLTQHSTAQAQSREDKEVKVSSTLQDYTREGQSRNDKQMTEFTFGTQPACQPDIYSVLMELRAVEARLKAAESQVTELKALETRLTLAETQVDELRRANRDRPKIAFSASIGGDGDTGPFNVDTTVVYKTVITNIGNAYSPNTGIFTAPVKGVYYFRMSIFARGSVATNAQLLKNGARIVTADSHKTGDPFENSSNGASLLLEVGDQVYTRLWAGRHIFDNANHHSTFSGFLLFPV; from the exons ATGAGCTTCATAGTGCTGATGGTGTTACTGTGCTgtctgacacagcacagcacagcacaggctCAGAGCAGAGAAGACAAAGAGGTCAAGGTGAGTTCCACCCTGCAGGACTACACTAGAGAAGGCCAGAGCCGGAAtgacaaacaaatgacagaatTTACTTTTGGCACCCAGCCCGCCTGCCAGCCTGACATTTACTCCGTGCTGATGGAGCTGAGAGCTGTGGAAGCCAGGCTGAAAGCTGCTGAGAGCCAGGTGACTGAGCTGAAGGCCCTGGAAACCAGACTTACTTTGGCTGAGACCCAGGTGGACGAGCTGAGGAGAGCAAACAGAG ACAGGCCAAAGATAGCATTCTCTGCCTCCATAGGGGGCGATGGGGACACAGGACCCTTCAATGTAGACACCACCGTGGTCTACAAAACCGTCATCACAAACATCGGCAACGCCTACAGCCCAAATACAG GGATCTTCACAGCACCAGTGAAAGGAGTGTACTACTTCAGAATGTCAATTTTTGCCCGTGGTTCGGTAGCTACAAACGCTCAACTACTCAAGAATGGGGCACGTATAGTTACTGCAGATAGTCACAAGACCGGAGATCCATTTGAGAATAGTTCCAATGGGGCCTCACTTCTTCTAGAAGTGGGAGATCAGGTTTACACACGTCTGTGGGCAGGCCGGCATATCTTCGACAATGCAAACCACCACAGCACTTTCAGTGGCTTCCTGTTGTTCCCTGTGTGA
- the LOC118769235 gene encoding SH3 domain-binding glutamic acid-rich-like protein 3: MGIKVYSTTVTASREVKSQQAEVMRILESKSIQFELIDISVGGDVREEMRSKAGNPTALPPQIFNDDQYCGDYAMFLVAVETDRVEQFLKMA; encoded by the exons ATGGGAATCAAAGTATACAGCACCACCGTCACCGCTTCCAGGGAG GTGAAGTCCCAGCAGGCAGAGGTGATGCGCATTCTGGAGAGCAAGAGCATCCAGTTTGAGCTGATTGACATCTCTGTGGGTGGAGACGtgagggaggagatgaggagcaAGGCGGGGAACCCCACAGCCTTACCCCCCCAGATCTTCAATGACGACCAGTACTGTGGG GACTATGCCATGTTTTTGGTGGCAGTGGAAACTGACAGAGTGGAGCAGTTCCTCAAGATGGCCTGA
- the paqr7a gene encoding progestin and adipoQ receptor family member VII, a, giving the protein MATMVMERIGRLFINLQQVRQVPQMLTEAAPSMLGTLRDTEVPRFFRERHIHAGYRPLDQGWRYYFLSLFQRHNETVNVWTHLLGALLVLVKFAQLAETVDFGGDFHAWPLLTLLLSSLAYMSCSAAAHLLSAKSELCHFAFFFLDYVGVAQYQYGSAVVHFYYAAEEDWHRRVRGIFMPVAALLCCLSCLGCCYGKYRNHSLPHWVRKVGQVVPSALAYAWDTSPVFHRMLSCAPACGRDPAMPFHCGQVAFFLSSALFFTQPVPERWFPGRCDFLGQGHQLFHVLLVCCTLCQIQASYLDYLGRRPLYLRLHGDGEAPFFLALFVATGVVCALIAAFMIRKVSRLLNCRDKSK; this is encoded by the coding sequence ATGGCAACCATGGTCATGGAGAGGATTGGGCGCCTGTTCATTAACCTGCAGCAGGTGCGGCAGGTGCCCCAGATGCTGACGGAGGCGGCGCCCTCCATGCTGGGGACGCTGAGGGACACCGAGGTGCCGCGGTTTTTCAGAGAGCGCCACATCCACGCCGGCTACCGTCCCCTCGACCAGGGCTGGCGGTACTACTTCCTGTCCCTCTTCCAACGGCACAACGAGACAGTGAACGTGTGGACGCACCTGCTGGGGGCGCTGCTGGTCCTGGTGAAGTTCGCCCAGCTGGCGGAGACGGTGGACTTCGGCGGGGACTTCCACGCCTGGCCGCTGCTCACCCTGTTGCTGTCGTCGCTGGCCTACATGAGCTGCAGCGCCGCCGCCCACCTGCTCTCCGCCAAGTCTGAGCTCTGCCACTTCGCCTTCTTCTTCCTGGACTACGTGGGCGTGGCACAGTACCAGTACGGCAGCGCTGTGGTCCACTTCTACTATGCTGCCGAGGAGGACTGGCACCGGCGCGTGCGGGGCATCTTCATGCCGGtcgctgctctgctctgctgcctgTCCTGCCTGGGCTGCTGCTACGGAAAATACCGGAACCACAGCCTGCCACACTGGGTGCGCAAGGTAGGCCAGGTGGTTCCCTCGGCGCTGGCCTACGCCTGGGACACCAGCCCCGTGTTCCACCGCATGCTCTCCTGCGCGCCGGCCTGTGGCCGTGACCCCGCCATGCCCTTCCACTGCGGCCAGGTGGCCTTCTTCCTGTCCAGTGCCCTCTTCTTCACCCAGCCTGTCCCGGAGCGCTGGTTCCCGGGGCGGTGCGACTTCCTGGGGCAGGGCCACCAGCTCTTCCACGTCTTGCTGGTCTGCTGCACCCTCTGCCAGATCCAGGCCTCGTACCTCGACTACCTGGGCCGCCGGCCGCTCTACCTGCGTCTCCACGGAGACGGCGAGGCCCCCTTTTTCCTCGCCCTTTTCGTCGCCACAGGGGTCGTCTGTGCCTTGATCGCGGCCTTCATGATCAGGAAAGTGAGCCGTCTGCTCAACTGCAGAGACAAATCCAAATGA
- the LOC118768998 gene encoding transmembrane protein 222-like encodes MADVDVFDNMNKYHRGFEGIDPDISRYPYCIVWTPIPVLTWLLPFVGHMGICTSAGVIRDFAGPYFVSEDNMAFGNPTKYWQLDVSKVYANGPNAWDIAVNDASEEYKHRMHNLCCDNCHSHVAMALNLMRYENSTSWNMVNLCLLSLIHSKHVSCGGFLKTWLPFLLLIGVILTITLALNLR; translated from the exons ATGGCGGATGTGGACGTGTTTGACAACATGAATAAGTATCATAGGGGCTTCGAGGGCATAGACCCAGACATTAGCCGGTATCCATACTGCATCGTTTGGACCCCTATCCCAGTGCTCAC gTGGCTCTTGCCTTTCGTCGGGCACATGGGAATCTGCACTTCCGCAGGTGTGATCCGAGACTTTGCCGGGCCATACTTTGTCTCT GAGGATAACATGGCATTCGGGAACCCCACAAA aTACTGGCAGCTGGATGTGAGCAAAGTGTATGCCAACGGCCCCAATGCCTGGGACATAGCCGTGAATGATGCCTCAGAGGAGTACAAACACAGAATG CACAACCTATGCTGTGACAACTGCCACTCCCACGTTGCCATGGCGCTGAATCTTATGCGCTACGAAAACAGCACCTCCTGGAACATGGTTAACCTCTGCCTGCTCTCCCTCATCCACAGCAAGCATGTCAG TTGTGGGGGATTCCTGAAGACCTGGCTACCTTTCCTCCTGCTAATTGGAGTTATCCTCACCATTACCTTGGCACTCAACCTGCGGTGA